A genomic segment from Ptychodera flava strain L36383 chromosome 8, AS_Pfla_20210202, whole genome shotgun sequence encodes:
- the LOC139139060 gene encoding dynein axonemal intermediate chain 4-like isoform X1 produces MSTGKSKAMAQRVGASNKGSKTSTLQTTSQTRAKEKQTTFAASRTTVATSSSQRSGGKLDKEQQKLASSKHHGVVVLDEMGNDVTPLSLLHIDPSAVRPNQSKIFGHGGAESTAGTPTDLMSQASIYQTGNASFAGPFTRSVFGGSTSQSGRSTPESMSDEIAEPGAATDITTGLDSIQHRREEVKEELTEDDLTKLVNITLEETETIWLLDMTDTCVSAESDEAAAVKEKIDKYKELIKSRVGNDRYTERGMQTFNEAPKQKEVQTNRITLADASVMATNWDMYDTYEQMAAETKEKEAAEEEDEVPLSRPGSGKTHVSGVSGADVEKKVSESRTSSHRPESRSSMMSASIAESESTAVVGLTGRDTASSTDVNAAIDESILKSDGLKRDLFVMERVVTHNIYQPKQAAYRHLPILPDIDKEVDEEEASGPVIAQLGPNIDRLWPYKCSVTKGRNVSCMSWNKANEDLLAVGYGQFGFSEQKGGVACCWSLKNPEYPERVFHTETGVTAMDFSATNPNLLAVGLYDGTVAIYNVRNTSNDPVLDSLGEIRPSGHESNGKHSAPVWQLKWIEKDRGSGDEKGEVLVSISTDGRVTQWMIRKGFECSDLMKLKRVSTKQGKKGQETQKKTEAFISRQAPGMCFDFNAKDPNIYLAGTEEGHIHKCSCSYNEQYLDSYFGHTGPVYKVQWSPFLPDIFLSCSADWSIRLWCQDQLQPLINFHSSTKAVMDVCWSPKSATVFACVNEGAVEIWDLNVNTLDPILFSVPAPGVKFSSITFALNSDCVLVGDSEGQVAVFQLRCMPSVAENQVELLQKIVDQNAIVNTTKKK; encoded by the exons ATGTCGACTGGCAAAAGCAAAGC GATGGCCCAAAGGGTCGGTGCCAGCAACAAAGGCAGCAAGACAAGCACCTTGCAGACGACCAGCCAGACCAGGGCTAAAGAAAAACAGACAACATTTGCCGCATCCAGAACAACAGTGGCAACATCATCCAGCCAAAGGAGTGGAGGGAAACTTGACAAGGAACAACAAAAGTTAGCCAGCTCAAAGCACCATGGTGTTGTT GTATTGGATGAAATGGGTAATGATGTCACCCCGCTCAGTTTGCTGCACATTGATCCTAGTGCCGTACGACCAAACCAGAGCAAGATATTTGGTCATGGTGGTGCTGAATCCACAGCAGGAACA CCAACCGACCTTATGTCCCAGGCATCCATCTATCAAACAGGCAATGCCAGCTTTGCCGGTCCATTCACCAG GTCTGTATTCGGTGGAAGCACTTCCCAGTCTGGACGATCCACCCCAGAGTCTATGTCAGATGAAATAGCTGAACCCGGTGCTGCTACAGATATAACCACAGGATTAGACA GCATTCAGCATAGACGAGAAGAAGTCAAGGAGGAACTCACGGAGGATGATCTGACCAAGTTAGTCAACATCACCTTAGAAGAAACAGAGACTATCTGGCTGTTGGACATGACTGACACCTGTGTCTCAGCTGAGAGCGATGAGGCTGCTGCTGTCAAGGAAAAAATAGACAAATACAAAGAG TTGATCAAGAGCCGTGTCGGCAATGATAGGTATACTGAGCGTGGGATGCAAACGTTCAATGAAGCTCCCAAGCAGAAAGAAGTCCAAACCAACAGGATAACACTCGCA GATGCCAGCGTCATGGCAACTAACTGGGACATGTACGACACCTACGAGCAAATGGCTGCTGAAACCAAAGAAAAGG AAGCTGCCGAGGAGGAAGATGAGGTTCCACTGAGCAGACCAGGAAGCGGTAAAACACACGTCAGTGGTGTCAGTGGAGCCGATGTCGAAAAGAAAGTCAGTGAATCACGCACCAGCAGTCATAGACCTG AGAGTAGATCCAGCATGATGTCGGCCTCCATAGCTGAGTCAGAGAGCACAGCTGTAGTTGGCTTGACTGGCAGAGATACCGCCTCATCAACAGACGTCAATGCAGCCATTGACGAAAGCATTCTCAAG TCTGATGGCTTGAAGCGAGATTTGTTTGTAATGGAGAGAGTGGTCACTCACAACATTTACCAACCAAAGCAAGCAGCGTATAGACATCTGCCAATTTTACCTG ATATTGACAAAGAAGTTGATGAGGAGGAGGCCAGTGGTCCGGTGATAGCCCAGCTTGGTCCCAACATTGATAGACTGTGGCCTTACAAATGCAGCGTCACCAAGGGACGAAATGTCAGCTGTATGTCATGGAACAAAGCTAATGAA GATCTCCTAGCAGTTGGGTATGGGCAGTTTGGTTTTAGTGAACAGAAAGGAGGGGTTGCCTGTTGTTGGTCGTTGAAAAATCCAGAG TACCCAGAGCGGGTGTTTCACACAGAGACTGGTGTCACTGCCATGGACTTCTCGGCAACAAATCCCAATTTACTGGCT GTTGGTCTGTATGATGGTACAGTGGCAATATACAATGTGAGAAATACTAGCAATGACCCGGTACTGGACAGTTT AGGAGAAATAAGACCATCAGGGCA TGAAAGTAACGGCAAACACTCAGCCCCAGTGTGGCAGCTGAAATGGATTGAGAAGGATAGGGGGTCTGGTGATGAGAAAGGGGAGGTGTTGGTCTCCATCTCTACTGATGGTAGAGTCACCCAGTGGATGATCAGGAAAGGCTTTGAATGTTCAG ATCTCATGAAATTGAAAAGAGTATCCACCAAGCAAGGCAAGAAAGGACAAGAAACTCAGAAGAAGACAGAAGCATTTATTTCAAGACAGGCACCtggaatgtgttttgatttcaATGCCAAAGACCCAAACAT TTACCTAGCGGGAACTGAGGAAGGTCACATCCACAAGTGTTCTTGTTCCTACAATGAACAATACCTTGACAGTTACTTTGGACATACG GGACCAGTTTACAAAGTGCAGTGGTCACCATTTCTGCCAGATATCTTTTTAAGTTGTAGTGCTGACTGGAGTATTAGATTATGGTGCCAAGACCAGTTACAACCACTCATCAATTTCCACTCATCAACG AAAGCTGTCATGGATGTGTGCTGGTCACCAAAGTCTGCCACGGTGTTTGCTTGTGTgaatgagggcgctgttgagATTTGGGACCtcaatgtcaacac TTTAGACCCAATCCTATTCAGTGTACCAGCTCCAGGTGTTAAATTTAGCAGCATCACCTTTGCCTTGAACTCGGAT TGTGTCTTAGTGGGTGACAGTGAAGGACAAGTTGCCGTCTTCCAGCTTAGATGTATGCCGTCAGTGGCTGAGAATCAA GTGGAGTTGTTGCAGAAAATTGTAGATCAGAATGCCATAGTCAACACAACAAAGAAAAAGTGA
- the LOC139139060 gene encoding dynein axonemal intermediate chain 4-like isoform X4: MSTGKSKAMAQRVGASNKGSKTSTLQTTSQTRAKEKQTTFAASRTTVATSSSQRSGGKLDKEQQKLASSKHHGVVVLDEMGNDVTPLSLLHIDPSAVRPNQSKIFGHGGAESTAGTPTDLMSQASIYQTGNASFAGPFTRSVFGGSTSQSGRSTPESMSDEIAEPGAATDITTGLDSIQHRREEVKEELTEDDLTKLVNITLEETETIWLLDMTDTCVSAESDEAAAVKEKIDKYKELIKSRVGNDRYTERGMQTFNEAPKQKEVQTNRITLADASVMATNWDMYDTYEQMAAETKEKEAAEEEDEVPLSRPGSGKTHVSGVSGADVEKKVSESRTSSHRPESRSSMMSASIAESESTAVVGLTGRDTASSTDVNAAIDESILKSDGLKRDLFVMERVVTHNIYQPKQAAYRHLPILPDIDKEVDEEEASGPVIAQLGPNIDRLWPYKCSVTKGRNVSCMSWNKANEDLLAVGYGQFGFSEQKGGVACCWSLKNPEYPERVFHTETGVTAMDFSATNPNLLAVGLYDGTVAIYNVRNTSNDPVLDSFESNGKHSAPVWQLKWIEKDRGSGDEKGEVLVSISTDGRVTQWMIRKGFECSDLMKLKRVSTKQGKKGQETQKKTEAFISRQAPGMCFDFNAKDPNIYLAGTEEGHIHKCSCSYNEQYLDSYFGHTGPVYKVQWSPFLPDIFLSCSADWSIRLWCQDQLQPLINFHSSTKAVMDVCWSPKSATVFACVNEGAVEIWDLNVNTLDPIITALPPPGQKLTTIMFCPSPDCVLVGDSEGQVAVFQLRCMPSVAENQVELLQKIVDQNAIVNTTKKK, encoded by the exons ATGTCGACTGGCAAAAGCAAAGC GATGGCCCAAAGGGTCGGTGCCAGCAACAAAGGCAGCAAGACAAGCACCTTGCAGACGACCAGCCAGACCAGGGCTAAAGAAAAACAGACAACATTTGCCGCATCCAGAACAACAGTGGCAACATCATCCAGCCAAAGGAGTGGAGGGAAACTTGACAAGGAACAACAAAAGTTAGCCAGCTCAAAGCACCATGGTGTTGTT GTATTGGATGAAATGGGTAATGATGTCACCCCGCTCAGTTTGCTGCACATTGATCCTAGTGCCGTACGACCAAACCAGAGCAAGATATTTGGTCATGGTGGTGCTGAATCCACAGCAGGAACA CCAACCGACCTTATGTCCCAGGCATCCATCTATCAAACAGGCAATGCCAGCTTTGCCGGTCCATTCACCAG GTCTGTATTCGGTGGAAGCACTTCCCAGTCTGGACGATCCACCCCAGAGTCTATGTCAGATGAAATAGCTGAACCCGGTGCTGCTACAGATATAACCACAGGATTAGACA GCATTCAGCATAGACGAGAAGAAGTCAAGGAGGAACTCACGGAGGATGATCTGACCAAGTTAGTCAACATCACCTTAGAAGAAACAGAGACTATCTGGCTGTTGGACATGACTGACACCTGTGTCTCAGCTGAGAGCGATGAGGCTGCTGCTGTCAAGGAAAAAATAGACAAATACAAAGAG TTGATCAAGAGCCGTGTCGGCAATGATAGGTATACTGAGCGTGGGATGCAAACGTTCAATGAAGCTCCCAAGCAGAAAGAAGTCCAAACCAACAGGATAACACTCGCA GATGCCAGCGTCATGGCAACTAACTGGGACATGTACGACACCTACGAGCAAATGGCTGCTGAAACCAAAGAAAAGG AAGCTGCCGAGGAGGAAGATGAGGTTCCACTGAGCAGACCAGGAAGCGGTAAAACACACGTCAGTGGTGTCAGTGGAGCCGATGTCGAAAAGAAAGTCAGTGAATCACGCACCAGCAGTCATAGACCTG AGAGTAGATCCAGCATGATGTCGGCCTCCATAGCTGAGTCAGAGAGCACAGCTGTAGTTGGCTTGACTGGCAGAGATACCGCCTCATCAACAGACGTCAATGCAGCCATTGACGAAAGCATTCTCAAG TCTGATGGCTTGAAGCGAGATTTGTTTGTAATGGAGAGAGTGGTCACTCACAACATTTACCAACCAAAGCAAGCAGCGTATAGACATCTGCCAATTTTACCTG ATATTGACAAAGAAGTTGATGAGGAGGAGGCCAGTGGTCCGGTGATAGCCCAGCTTGGTCCCAACATTGATAGACTGTGGCCTTACAAATGCAGCGTCACCAAGGGACGAAATGTCAGCTGTATGTCATGGAACAAAGCTAATGAA GATCTCCTAGCAGTTGGGTATGGGCAGTTTGGTTTTAGTGAACAGAAAGGAGGGGTTGCCTGTTGTTGGTCGTTGAAAAATCCAGAG TACCCAGAGCGGGTGTTTCACACAGAGACTGGTGTCACTGCCATGGACTTCTCGGCAACAAATCCCAATTTACTGGCT GTTGGTCTGTATGATGGTACAGTGGCAATATACAATGTGAGAAATACTAGCAATGACCCGGTACTGGACAGTTT TGAAAGTAACGGCAAACACTCAGCCCCAGTGTGGCAGCTGAAATGGATTGAGAAGGATAGGGGGTCTGGTGATGAGAAAGGGGAGGTGTTGGTCTCCATCTCTACTGATGGTAGAGTCACCCAGTGGATGATCAGGAAAGGCTTTGAATGTTCAG ATCTCATGAAATTGAAAAGAGTATCCACCAAGCAAGGCAAGAAAGGACAAGAAACTCAGAAGAAGACAGAAGCATTTATTTCAAGACAGGCACCtggaatgtgttttgatttcaATGCCAAAGACCCAAACAT TTACCTAGCGGGAACTGAGGAAGGTCACATCCACAAGTGTTCTTGTTCCTACAATGAACAATACCTTGACAGTTACTTTGGACATACG GGACCAGTTTACAAAGTGCAGTGGTCACCATTTCTGCCAGATATCTTTTTAAGTTGTAGTGCTGACTGGAGTATTAGATTATGGTGCCAAGACCAGTTACAACCACTCATCAATTTCCACTCATCAACG AAAGCTGTCATGGATGTGTGCTGGTCACCAAAGTCTGCCACGGTGTTTGCTTGTGTgaatgagggcgctgttgagATTTGGGACCtcaatgtcaacac TTTGGATCCTATAATAACAGCATTGCCGCCACCGGGGCAAAAATTGACCACCATCATGTTTTGCCCTTCTCCGGAC TGTGTCTTAGTGGGTGACAGTGAAGGACAAGTTGCCGTCTTCCAGCTTAGATGTATGCCGTCAGTGGCTGAGAATCAA GTGGAGTTGTTGCAGAAAATTGTAGATCAGAATGCCATAGTCAACACAACAAAGAAAAAGTGA
- the LOC139139060 gene encoding dynein axonemal intermediate chain 4-like isoform X2: MSTGKSKAMAQRVGASNKGSKTSTLQTTSQTRAKEKQTTFAASRTTVATSSSQRSGGKLDKEQQKLASSKHHGVVVLDEMGNDVTPLSLLHIDPSAVRPNQSKIFGHGGAESTAGTPTDLMSQASIYQTGNASFAGPFTRSVFGGSTSQSGRSTPESMSDEIAEPGAATDITTGLDSIQHRREEVKEELTEDDLTKLVNITLEETETIWLLDMTDTCVSAESDEAAAVKEKIDKYKELIKSRVGNDRYTERGMQTFNEAPKQKEVQTNRITLADASVMATNWDMYDTYEQMAAETKEKEAAEEEDEVPLSRPGSGKTHVSGVSGADVEKKVSESRTSSHRPESRSSMMSASIAESESTAVVGLTGRDTASSTDVNAAIDESILKSDGLKRDLFVMERVVTHNIYQPKQAAYRHLPILPDIDKEVDEEEASGPVIAQLGPNIDRLWPYKCSVTKGRNVSCMSWNKANEDLLAVGYGQFGFSEQKGGVACCWSLKNPEYPERVFHTETGVTAMDFSATNPNLLAVGLYDGTVAIYNVRNTSNDPVLDSLGEIRPSGHESNGKHSAPVWQLKWIEKDRGSGDEKGEVLVSISTDGRVTQWMIRKGFECSDLMKLKRVSTKQGKKGQETQKKTEAFISRQAPGMCFDFNAKDPNIYLAGTEEGHIHKCSCSYNEQYLDSYFGHTGPVYKVQWSPFLPDIFLSCSADWSIRLWCQDQLQPLINFHSSTKAVMDVCWSPKSATVFACVNEGAVEIWDLNVNTLDPIITALPPPGQKLTTIMFCPSPDCVLVGDSEGQVAVFQLRCMPSVAENQVELLQKIVDQNAIVNTTKKK; encoded by the exons ATGTCGACTGGCAAAAGCAAAGC GATGGCCCAAAGGGTCGGTGCCAGCAACAAAGGCAGCAAGACAAGCACCTTGCAGACGACCAGCCAGACCAGGGCTAAAGAAAAACAGACAACATTTGCCGCATCCAGAACAACAGTGGCAACATCATCCAGCCAAAGGAGTGGAGGGAAACTTGACAAGGAACAACAAAAGTTAGCCAGCTCAAAGCACCATGGTGTTGTT GTATTGGATGAAATGGGTAATGATGTCACCCCGCTCAGTTTGCTGCACATTGATCCTAGTGCCGTACGACCAAACCAGAGCAAGATATTTGGTCATGGTGGTGCTGAATCCACAGCAGGAACA CCAACCGACCTTATGTCCCAGGCATCCATCTATCAAACAGGCAATGCCAGCTTTGCCGGTCCATTCACCAG GTCTGTATTCGGTGGAAGCACTTCCCAGTCTGGACGATCCACCCCAGAGTCTATGTCAGATGAAATAGCTGAACCCGGTGCTGCTACAGATATAACCACAGGATTAGACA GCATTCAGCATAGACGAGAAGAAGTCAAGGAGGAACTCACGGAGGATGATCTGACCAAGTTAGTCAACATCACCTTAGAAGAAACAGAGACTATCTGGCTGTTGGACATGACTGACACCTGTGTCTCAGCTGAGAGCGATGAGGCTGCTGCTGTCAAGGAAAAAATAGACAAATACAAAGAG TTGATCAAGAGCCGTGTCGGCAATGATAGGTATACTGAGCGTGGGATGCAAACGTTCAATGAAGCTCCCAAGCAGAAAGAAGTCCAAACCAACAGGATAACACTCGCA GATGCCAGCGTCATGGCAACTAACTGGGACATGTACGACACCTACGAGCAAATGGCTGCTGAAACCAAAGAAAAGG AAGCTGCCGAGGAGGAAGATGAGGTTCCACTGAGCAGACCAGGAAGCGGTAAAACACACGTCAGTGGTGTCAGTGGAGCCGATGTCGAAAAGAAAGTCAGTGAATCACGCACCAGCAGTCATAGACCTG AGAGTAGATCCAGCATGATGTCGGCCTCCATAGCTGAGTCAGAGAGCACAGCTGTAGTTGGCTTGACTGGCAGAGATACCGCCTCATCAACAGACGTCAATGCAGCCATTGACGAAAGCATTCTCAAG TCTGATGGCTTGAAGCGAGATTTGTTTGTAATGGAGAGAGTGGTCACTCACAACATTTACCAACCAAAGCAAGCAGCGTATAGACATCTGCCAATTTTACCTG ATATTGACAAAGAAGTTGATGAGGAGGAGGCCAGTGGTCCGGTGATAGCCCAGCTTGGTCCCAACATTGATAGACTGTGGCCTTACAAATGCAGCGTCACCAAGGGACGAAATGTCAGCTGTATGTCATGGAACAAAGCTAATGAA GATCTCCTAGCAGTTGGGTATGGGCAGTTTGGTTTTAGTGAACAGAAAGGAGGGGTTGCCTGTTGTTGGTCGTTGAAAAATCCAGAG TACCCAGAGCGGGTGTTTCACACAGAGACTGGTGTCACTGCCATGGACTTCTCGGCAACAAATCCCAATTTACTGGCT GTTGGTCTGTATGATGGTACAGTGGCAATATACAATGTGAGAAATACTAGCAATGACCCGGTACTGGACAGTTT AGGAGAAATAAGACCATCAGGGCA TGAAAGTAACGGCAAACACTCAGCCCCAGTGTGGCAGCTGAAATGGATTGAGAAGGATAGGGGGTCTGGTGATGAGAAAGGGGAGGTGTTGGTCTCCATCTCTACTGATGGTAGAGTCACCCAGTGGATGATCAGGAAAGGCTTTGAATGTTCAG ATCTCATGAAATTGAAAAGAGTATCCACCAAGCAAGGCAAGAAAGGACAAGAAACTCAGAAGAAGACAGAAGCATTTATTTCAAGACAGGCACCtggaatgtgttttgatttcaATGCCAAAGACCCAAACAT TTACCTAGCGGGAACTGAGGAAGGTCACATCCACAAGTGTTCTTGTTCCTACAATGAACAATACCTTGACAGTTACTTTGGACATACG GGACCAGTTTACAAAGTGCAGTGGTCACCATTTCTGCCAGATATCTTTTTAAGTTGTAGTGCTGACTGGAGTATTAGATTATGGTGCCAAGACCAGTTACAACCACTCATCAATTTCCACTCATCAACG AAAGCTGTCATGGATGTGTGCTGGTCACCAAAGTCTGCCACGGTGTTTGCTTGTGTgaatgagggcgctgttgagATTTGGGACCtcaatgtcaacac TTTGGATCCTATAATAACAGCATTGCCGCCACCGGGGCAAAAATTGACCACCATCATGTTTTGCCCTTCTCCGGAC TGTGTCTTAGTGGGTGACAGTGAAGGACAAGTTGCCGTCTTCCAGCTTAGATGTATGCCGTCAGTGGCTGAGAATCAA GTGGAGTTGTTGCAGAAAATTGTAGATCAGAATGCCATAGTCAACACAACAAAGAAAAAGTGA
- the LOC139139060 gene encoding dynein axonemal intermediate chain 4-like isoform X3, whose translation MSTGKSKAMAQRVGASNKGSKTSTLQTTSQTRAKEKQTTFAASRTTVATSSSQRSGGKLDKEQQKLASSKHHGVVVLDEMGNDVTPLSLLHIDPSAVRPNQSKIFGHGGAESTAGTPTDLMSQASIYQTGNASFAGPFTRSVFGGSTSQSGRSTPESMSDEIAEPGAATDITTGLDSIQHRREEVKEELTEDDLTKLVNITLEETETIWLLDMTDTCVSAESDEAAAVKEKIDKYKELIKSRVGNDRYTERGMQTFNEAPKQKEVQTNRITLADASVMATNWDMYDTYEQMAAETKEKEAAEEEDEVPLSRPGSGKTHVSGVSGADVEKKVSESRTSSHRPESRSSMMSASIAESESTAVVGLTGRDTASSTDVNAAIDESILKSDGLKRDLFVMERVVTHNIYQPKQAAYRHLPILPDIDKEVDEEEASGPVIAQLGPNIDRLWPYKCSVTKGRNVSCMSWNKANEDLLAVGYGQFGFSEQKGGVACCWSLKNPEYPERVFHTETGVTAMDFSATNPNLLAVGLYDGTVAIYNVRNTSNDPVLDSFESNGKHSAPVWQLKWIEKDRGSGDEKGEVLVSISTDGRVTQWMIRKGFECSDLMKLKRVSTKQGKKGQETQKKTEAFISRQAPGMCFDFNAKDPNIYLAGTEEGHIHKCSCSYNEQYLDSYFGHTGPVYKVQWSPFLPDIFLSCSADWSIRLWCQDQLQPLINFHSSTKAVMDVCWSPKSATVFACVNEGAVEIWDLNVNTLDPILFSVPAPGVKFSSITFALNSDCVLVGDSEGQVAVFQLRCMPSVAENQVELLQKIVDQNAIVNTTKKK comes from the exons ATGTCGACTGGCAAAAGCAAAGC GATGGCCCAAAGGGTCGGTGCCAGCAACAAAGGCAGCAAGACAAGCACCTTGCAGACGACCAGCCAGACCAGGGCTAAAGAAAAACAGACAACATTTGCCGCATCCAGAACAACAGTGGCAACATCATCCAGCCAAAGGAGTGGAGGGAAACTTGACAAGGAACAACAAAAGTTAGCCAGCTCAAAGCACCATGGTGTTGTT GTATTGGATGAAATGGGTAATGATGTCACCCCGCTCAGTTTGCTGCACATTGATCCTAGTGCCGTACGACCAAACCAGAGCAAGATATTTGGTCATGGTGGTGCTGAATCCACAGCAGGAACA CCAACCGACCTTATGTCCCAGGCATCCATCTATCAAACAGGCAATGCCAGCTTTGCCGGTCCATTCACCAG GTCTGTATTCGGTGGAAGCACTTCCCAGTCTGGACGATCCACCCCAGAGTCTATGTCAGATGAAATAGCTGAACCCGGTGCTGCTACAGATATAACCACAGGATTAGACA GCATTCAGCATAGACGAGAAGAAGTCAAGGAGGAACTCACGGAGGATGATCTGACCAAGTTAGTCAACATCACCTTAGAAGAAACAGAGACTATCTGGCTGTTGGACATGACTGACACCTGTGTCTCAGCTGAGAGCGATGAGGCTGCTGCTGTCAAGGAAAAAATAGACAAATACAAAGAG TTGATCAAGAGCCGTGTCGGCAATGATAGGTATACTGAGCGTGGGATGCAAACGTTCAATGAAGCTCCCAAGCAGAAAGAAGTCCAAACCAACAGGATAACACTCGCA GATGCCAGCGTCATGGCAACTAACTGGGACATGTACGACACCTACGAGCAAATGGCTGCTGAAACCAAAGAAAAGG AAGCTGCCGAGGAGGAAGATGAGGTTCCACTGAGCAGACCAGGAAGCGGTAAAACACACGTCAGTGGTGTCAGTGGAGCCGATGTCGAAAAGAAAGTCAGTGAATCACGCACCAGCAGTCATAGACCTG AGAGTAGATCCAGCATGATGTCGGCCTCCATAGCTGAGTCAGAGAGCACAGCTGTAGTTGGCTTGACTGGCAGAGATACCGCCTCATCAACAGACGTCAATGCAGCCATTGACGAAAGCATTCTCAAG TCTGATGGCTTGAAGCGAGATTTGTTTGTAATGGAGAGAGTGGTCACTCACAACATTTACCAACCAAAGCAAGCAGCGTATAGACATCTGCCAATTTTACCTG ATATTGACAAAGAAGTTGATGAGGAGGAGGCCAGTGGTCCGGTGATAGCCCAGCTTGGTCCCAACATTGATAGACTGTGGCCTTACAAATGCAGCGTCACCAAGGGACGAAATGTCAGCTGTATGTCATGGAACAAAGCTAATGAA GATCTCCTAGCAGTTGGGTATGGGCAGTTTGGTTTTAGTGAACAGAAAGGAGGGGTTGCCTGTTGTTGGTCGTTGAAAAATCCAGAG TACCCAGAGCGGGTGTTTCACACAGAGACTGGTGTCACTGCCATGGACTTCTCGGCAACAAATCCCAATTTACTGGCT GTTGGTCTGTATGATGGTACAGTGGCAATATACAATGTGAGAAATACTAGCAATGACCCGGTACTGGACAGTTT TGAAAGTAACGGCAAACACTCAGCCCCAGTGTGGCAGCTGAAATGGATTGAGAAGGATAGGGGGTCTGGTGATGAGAAAGGGGAGGTGTTGGTCTCCATCTCTACTGATGGTAGAGTCACCCAGTGGATGATCAGGAAAGGCTTTGAATGTTCAG ATCTCATGAAATTGAAAAGAGTATCCACCAAGCAAGGCAAGAAAGGACAAGAAACTCAGAAGAAGACAGAAGCATTTATTTCAAGACAGGCACCtggaatgtgttttgatttcaATGCCAAAGACCCAAACAT TTACCTAGCGGGAACTGAGGAAGGTCACATCCACAAGTGTTCTTGTTCCTACAATGAACAATACCTTGACAGTTACTTTGGACATACG GGACCAGTTTACAAAGTGCAGTGGTCACCATTTCTGCCAGATATCTTTTTAAGTTGTAGTGCTGACTGGAGTATTAGATTATGGTGCCAAGACCAGTTACAACCACTCATCAATTTCCACTCATCAACG AAAGCTGTCATGGATGTGTGCTGGTCACCAAAGTCTGCCACGGTGTTTGCTTGTGTgaatgagggcgctgttgagATTTGGGACCtcaatgtcaacac TTTAGACCCAATCCTATTCAGTGTACCAGCTCCAGGTGTTAAATTTAGCAGCATCACCTTTGCCTTGAACTCGGAT TGTGTCTTAGTGGGTGACAGTGAAGGACAAGTTGCCGTCTTCCAGCTTAGATGTATGCCGTCAGTGGCTGAGAATCAA GTGGAGTTGTTGCAGAAAATTGTAGATCAGAATGCCATAGTCAACACAACAAAGAAAAAGTGA